Proteins from one Catenuloplanes atrovinosus genomic window:
- a CDS encoding nitrate/nitrite transporter yields the protein MSTATLAPTDTIAAAARRHGRWIDDWRPEDPEFWANGGARIARRNLIFSIFSEHIGFSVWTLWSVLVLFLGPAYGIDPAQKFLLTAAPAALGAIVRLPYTFAVATFGGRNWTIISALLLLIPAGLAAFLIQPGVSYGTLLIIACVAGVGGGNFASSMANINAFYPQRLKGWALGLNAGGGNLGVAVVQVVGLAVLATVGAGRPGLIAGIYIPLIVIAAVASALYMDNLTQASNERGALREVSRDPHTWIMSLLYIGTFGSFIGFGFAFGQVLQVQFKDSFSTPVEAAYLTFLGPLLGSLIRPVGGALADRFGGAFVTLVNFGAMGAGAAVVLYASSARSLPLYLVGFVLLFVFSGVGNGSTYKMIPAIFKAKSLFSDLPPELAEARARRLSGALIGIAGAVGAFGGVLVNVAFRQSFLSTGSAEAAYVAFIAYYALCLVVTWFVYLRPSPGRLAGV from the coding sequence ATGAGCACAGCGACGCTCGCCCCCACCGACACGATTGCCGCAGCGGCGCGGCGGCACGGACGCTGGATCGACGACTGGCGGCCGGAGGACCCGGAGTTCTGGGCGAACGGCGGCGCTCGGATCGCCCGCCGGAACCTGATCTTCTCGATCTTCTCCGAGCACATCGGCTTCTCCGTCTGGACGCTCTGGTCCGTGCTGGTGCTCTTCCTCGGGCCCGCCTACGGCATCGACCCGGCCCAGAAGTTCCTGCTCACCGCGGCCCCGGCCGCGCTCGGCGCGATCGTCCGGCTGCCGTACACGTTCGCGGTCGCCACGTTCGGCGGGCGGAACTGGACCATCATCAGCGCGCTGCTGCTGCTGATCCCGGCCGGGCTGGCCGCGTTCCTGATCCAGCCGGGCGTCTCCTACGGCACGCTGCTGATCATCGCGTGCGTGGCCGGCGTCGGCGGCGGCAACTTCGCGTCCTCGATGGCGAACATCAACGCGTTCTACCCGCAGCGGCTCAAGGGCTGGGCGCTCGGCCTGAACGCGGGCGGCGGCAACCTCGGCGTGGCCGTGGTCCAGGTCGTCGGCCTGGCGGTGCTGGCCACGGTCGGCGCGGGCCGGCCCGGGCTGATCGCCGGCATCTACATCCCGCTGATCGTGATCGCCGCGGTCGCGTCCGCGCTGTACATGGACAACCTGACCCAGGCGTCGAACGAGCGGGGCGCGCTGCGCGAGGTCAGCCGGGACCCGCACACCTGGATCATGTCGCTGCTCTACATCGGCACGTTCGGGTCGTTCATCGGCTTCGGCTTCGCCTTCGGCCAGGTGCTGCAGGTGCAGTTCAAGGACTCGTTCAGCACGCCGGTCGAGGCCGCGTACCTGACCTTCCTCGGCCCGCTGCTCGGCTCGCTGATCCGGCCGGTCGGCGGCGCGCTCGCGGACCGGTTCGGCGGCGCGTTCGTCACGCTGGTCAACTTCGGCGCGATGGGCGCGGGCGCGGCCGTGGTGCTGTACGCCTCGTCCGCCCGTTCACTGCCGCTCTACCTGGTCGGCTTCGTGCTGCTGTTCGTCTTCTCCGGGGTGGGCAACGGGTCCACGTACAAGATGATCCCGGCGATCTTCAAGGCGAAGAGCCTCTTCAGCGACCTGCCGCCGGAACTGGCCGAGGCGAGGGCGCGCCGGCTCTCCGGCGCGCTGATCGGCATCGCGGGCGCGGTCGGCGCGTTCGGCGGCGTGCTGGTCAACGTCGCGTTCCGCCAGTCGTTCCTGAGCACCGGCTCAGCCGAGGCGGCGTACGTGGCGTTCATCGCCTACTACGCGCTCTGCCTGGTGGTCACCTGGTTCGTCTACCTGCGCCCGTCCCCGGGCCGGCTCGCGGGCGTCTAG
- the lon gene encoding endopeptidase La, whose amino-acid sequence MATLPVLPLTDDVLLPRMVTPVELDSATQAAVDAARTSGDKRVLAVPRIDGVYGPVGTVAVIEQVGRLPSGEPVAVIRGLHRARIGSGVSGPGAALWVESTEIDESPVTGRTRELAREYKALVRAQLQKRGAWQVIDAVERMTDLSEIADSSGYSPWMSLEQKRALLDETDLTARLELLVTWIKEHQAEEEVSEKINSEVREGLEKGQREFLLRQQLAAIRKELGEDEPEGAGDYRTRVEQADLPEKVREAALREVGRLERASDASPESGWIRTWLDTVLEMPWTTRTEDNTDLTEARAVLDADHAGLEDVKDRILEYLAVRNRRAARGLHVVGGRGSGAVLALAGPPGVGKTSLGESVARALGRKFVRVSLGGIRDEAEIRGHRRTYVGALPGRIVRAIREAGSMNPVVLLDEIDKISAGYAGDPAAALLEVLDPAQNHTFRDHYLEVDLDLSDVLFLATANVVETIPGPLLDRMELVTLDGYTEREKVSIARDHLWPRQLDRAGLTGEDVSITDGALGRIAVEYTREAGVRQLERALAKVLRKVAVKNHRVDVDEDNLKEFLGRPRFFFESAERTAVPGVATGLAVTGAGGDVLFIEATAMPGEGGLALTGQLGDVMKESAQIALSYLRSHGQAEPLDGKRLHLHVPAGAVPKDGPSAGITMVTALASLASGRPVRPEVGMTGEVTLAGRVLPIGGVKQKLLAAHRAGLTEVIIPARNEPDLDDLPAEIREQLTIHPLADVADVLEIALRPDTAARATAA is encoded by the coding sequence ATGGCCACACTTCCCGTACTGCCGTTGACCGACGACGTGCTGCTCCCCCGCATGGTTACCCCGGTGGAGCTCGACTCCGCCACCCAGGCCGCCGTGGACGCGGCCCGGACCAGCGGTGACAAGCGGGTGCTGGCCGTACCACGCATCGACGGCGTCTACGGTCCGGTCGGAACCGTGGCCGTGATCGAGCAGGTCGGCCGGCTGCCGAGCGGCGAGCCGGTGGCCGTGATCCGCGGCCTGCACCGCGCGCGCATCGGCTCCGGCGTGTCCGGCCCGGGCGCGGCGCTCTGGGTGGAATCCACCGAGATCGACGAATCGCCGGTGACCGGGCGGACCCGGGAGCTGGCCCGTGAGTACAAGGCGCTGGTCCGGGCGCAGTTGCAGAAGCGCGGCGCGTGGCAGGTGATCGACGCGGTCGAGCGGATGACCGACCTGTCCGAGATCGCCGACTCCTCCGGCTACTCCCCCTGGATGTCGCTGGAGCAGAAGCGCGCGCTGCTCGACGAGACCGACCTGACCGCCCGGCTGGAGCTCCTGGTCACCTGGATCAAGGAGCACCAGGCCGAGGAGGAGGTCAGCGAGAAGATCAATTCCGAGGTACGCGAGGGCCTGGAGAAGGGCCAGCGCGAGTTCCTGCTCCGCCAGCAGCTCGCCGCGATCCGCAAGGAACTGGGCGAGGACGAGCCGGAGGGCGCGGGCGACTACCGTACCCGCGTCGAGCAGGCCGACCTGCCGGAGAAGGTGCGTGAGGCCGCGCTGCGCGAGGTGGGCCGCCTGGAGCGGGCCAGCGACGCGTCGCCGGAGTCCGGCTGGATCCGCACCTGGCTGGACACGGTGCTGGAGATGCCGTGGACCACGCGGACCGAGGACAACACGGACCTGACCGAGGCGCGCGCCGTGCTGGACGCGGACCACGCCGGCCTGGAGGACGTGAAGGACCGAATCCTGGAATACCTGGCGGTACGCAACCGGCGCGCGGCCCGCGGCCTGCACGTGGTCGGCGGTCGCGGCTCCGGTGCGGTGCTGGCGCTCGCGGGCCCGCCCGGGGTCGGCAAGACCTCGCTGGGCGAGTCCGTCGCCCGCGCGCTGGGCCGGAAGTTCGTCCGCGTCTCGCTCGGCGGCATCCGGGACGAGGCGGAGATCCGCGGTCACCGGCGCACCTACGTGGGTGCGCTGCCCGGGCGGATCGTCCGCGCGATCCGCGAGGCCGGCTCGATGAACCCGGTGGTGCTGCTCGACGAGATCGACAAGATCTCCGCCGGGTACGCCGGCGACCCGGCCGCCGCGCTGCTGGAGGTGCTGGACCCGGCGCAGAACCACACGTTCCGGGACCACTACCTGGAGGTCGACCTGGACCTCTCCGACGTGCTGTTCCTCGCCACCGCGAACGTGGTGGAGACCATCCCCGGCCCGCTGCTGGACCGGATGGAGCTGGTCACGCTGGACGGCTACACGGAGCGCGAGAAGGTGTCGATCGCGCGCGACCACCTGTGGCCGCGGCAGCTCGACCGCGCGGGCCTGACCGGCGAGGACGTGTCGATCACCGACGGCGCGCTCGGCCGGATCGCCGTGGAGTACACCCGCGAGGCCGGCGTCCGGCAGCTCGAACGCGCGCTGGCCAAGGTGCTGCGCAAGGTGGCCGTCAAGAACCACCGGGTGGACGTGGACGAGGACAACCTGAAGGAGTTCCTCGGCCGGCCCCGGTTCTTCTTCGAGTCCGCGGAGCGCACGGCCGTGCCCGGCGTGGCGACCGGGCTCGCGGTCACCGGCGCGGGCGGCGACGTGCTGTTCATCGAGGCCACCGCGATGCCCGGCGAGGGCGGGCTGGCGCTCACCGGCCAGCTCGGCGACGTGATGAAGGAGTCCGCGCAGATCGCGCTCTCCTACCTGCGGTCGCACGGTCAGGCCGAGCCGCTGGACGGCAAGCGCCTGCACCTGCACGTCCCGGCCGGTGCGGTGCCGAAGGACGGGCCGAGCGCGGGCATCACCATGGTCACCGCGCTGGCGTCGCTGGCCTCCGGCCGGCCGGTCCGCCCGGAGGTCGGCATGACCGGCGAGGTCACGCTGGCCGGCCGGGTGCTGCCGATCGGCGGCGTGAAGCAGAAGCTGCTGGCCGCGCACCGGGCCGGACTCACCGAGGTGATCATCCCGGCGCGCAACGAGCCGGACCTCGACGACCTGCCCGCCGAGATCCGGGAGCAGCTGACCATCCACCCGCTCGCGGACGTGGCGGACGTGCTGGAGATCGCGCTCCGGCCGGACACGGCGGCGCGGGCGACGGCGGCCTGA
- a CDS encoding NAD(+)/NADH kinase, producing the protein MGMVHTVGLVLHPQRDSKVAIDTIVEWARSRGVTVLGLPDEIARIDCSAVPVGEVELLDRADLLVSLGGDGTMLRSMRLSAGRTTPVLGVNLGRLGFLAEIDVDDLPETLSLIDGHEFTVESRMAIATKLPDGSEVTAFNDIAMARVPGEGMAAVAISVQGAPFVRYAADAVIVATSTGSTAYSFAAGGPIVSPTVEGFLVVPSSAHSSFNRALVLSADEEVVLDLLPSSGELALEVDGIVSGRLRPGDQICVRAHRAAANVIRLGRTTFYERARRKLRVNGSAEVD; encoded by the coding sequence ATGGGCATGGTTCACACCGTCGGGCTGGTACTGCATCCGCAACGGGACTCGAAGGTCGCCATCGACACGATCGTCGAGTGGGCACGCAGCCGCGGCGTGACCGTGCTCGGCCTGCCGGACGAGATCGCGCGGATCGACTGCAGCGCGGTCCCGGTCGGTGAGGTGGAGCTGCTGGACCGCGCCGACCTGCTGGTCAGCCTGGGCGGCGACGGCACGATGCTGCGCAGCATGCGGCTGTCGGCCGGCCGGACCACGCCGGTGCTCGGCGTGAACCTGGGCCGGCTCGGCTTCCTGGCCGAGATCGACGTGGACGACCTGCCGGAGACGCTGTCGCTGATCGACGGGCACGAGTTCACGGTGGAGTCGCGGATGGCGATCGCCACCAAGCTGCCGGACGGCTCCGAGGTCACCGCGTTCAACGACATCGCGATGGCCCGTGTCCCCGGCGAGGGCATGGCCGCCGTGGCGATCTCCGTGCAGGGCGCGCCGTTCGTGCGGTACGCCGCGGACGCGGTGATCGTGGCCACGTCGACCGGCTCCACGGCGTACAGCTTCGCGGCCGGCGGCCCGATCGTGTCCCCCACCGTGGAGGGCTTCCTGGTCGTGCCGTCGTCCGCGCACTCCAGCTTCAACCGCGCGCTGGTGCTGTCCGCGGACGAGGAGGTCGTGCTGGACCTGCTGCCGAGCAGCGGCGAGCTGGCGCTGGAGGTGGACGGCATCGTGTCCGGGCGGCTGCGCCCGGGCGACCAGATCTGTGTGCGGGCGCACCGCGCCGCCGCGAACGTGATCCGGCTGGGCCGGACCACGTTCTACGAGCGGGCCCGCCGCAAGCTGCGGGTGAACGGCTCGGCCGAGGTCGACTAG
- the nirD gene encoding nitrite reductase small subunit NirD: MILDVQTFQAVCPLARLEPNRGVAALVDGVQVALFRTSEGEIFAVGNQDPISHAYVMSRGIVGSRGDAPTVASPLHKQVYDLRTGDCLDVPGVTLPVYPARVTDDAVVEVAVH, translated from the coding sequence ATGATCCTCGATGTCCAGACCTTCCAGGCCGTCTGCCCGCTGGCCCGCCTGGAACCGAACCGCGGCGTGGCCGCGCTGGTGGACGGCGTGCAGGTGGCGCTGTTCCGCACGTCCGAGGGCGAGATCTTCGCGGTCGGCAACCAGGACCCGATCTCGCATGCGTACGTGATGTCCCGCGGCATCGTCGGCAGCCGCGGCGACGCCCCGACCGTGGCGTCGCCGCTGCACAAGCAGGTGTACGACCTGCGCACCGGCGACTGCCTGGACGTGCCCGGCGTGACGCTGCCGGTCTACCCGGCGCGCGTGACGGACGACGCGGTTGTCGAGGTGGCCGTGCACTGA
- a CDS encoding FAD-dependent oxidoreductase, producing MKVTIIGYGMAGSRLAAELRARNADVKVTVLGAEPHRAYNRIMLSNLLAGKVGEADVEITEAAGHGVDVRPGSAVVAIDRAARTVTTACGDIHPYDHLVLATGGEAVIPAIPGLPGSRPDDPPLTGAKAEPLPDRVAVFRTLDDCRRILAVAETARTAIVLGGGLLGLEAARGLTARGLSVRVVHAVDRLMNRQIDTGASGVLTRTLEGLGIGCVLDAETEAVESTPDGVTLRLAGGRTLDADLLVLACGVRPETGLARAAGLDVGRGVLVDDAMRTSDPHVWAIGDCAEHDGVVGGLVAPAWEQARVVASRLTGEEPDAVYRQPAVVTRLKATGIDLAAMGASTGPEELVFSDPARGTYARLVIDGDRLAGAIMLGDNPAIGTVIQLFDRGTPVPSDRRALLLGRALGTAPVAVAESPALMPDAATVCQCNNVSKGALVRCWRDGARSVGDVVAATRATTGCGTCREAVCGIVDWLSSVDSPASEVLA from the coding sequence GTGAAGGTCACCATCATCGGGTACGGCATGGCCGGCTCACGTCTCGCCGCGGAGCTGCGCGCCCGCAACGCGGACGTGAAGGTCACCGTGCTGGGCGCGGAACCGCACCGCGCCTACAACCGGATCATGCTGTCGAACCTGCTGGCCGGCAAGGTCGGCGAGGCGGACGTGGAGATCACCGAGGCGGCCGGGCACGGCGTGGACGTGCGCCCCGGCTCGGCCGTGGTCGCGATCGACCGCGCGGCCCGCACCGTCACCACCGCCTGCGGCGACATCCACCCGTACGACCACCTGGTCCTGGCCACCGGCGGCGAGGCGGTCATCCCCGCGATCCCCGGACTGCCCGGCAGCCGCCCCGACGACCCGCCCCTGACCGGAGCGAAGGCCGAGCCGCTGCCGGACCGGGTCGCCGTGTTCCGGACGCTGGACGACTGCCGGCGCATCCTGGCCGTGGCCGAGACCGCCCGGACCGCGATCGTGCTCGGCGGCGGGCTGCTCGGGCTGGAGGCCGCGCGGGGGCTCACCGCGCGCGGGCTGTCCGTGCGCGTGGTGCACGCGGTCGACCGGCTGATGAACCGGCAGATCGACACCGGGGCCAGCGGCGTGCTCACCCGTACCCTCGAGGGTCTGGGCATCGGCTGCGTGCTGGACGCGGAGACCGAGGCGGTCGAGAGCACGCCGGACGGCGTCACGCTGCGCCTGGCCGGCGGCCGGACGCTGGACGCGGACCTGCTGGTGCTGGCGTGCGGCGTGCGGCCGGAGACCGGCCTGGCCCGCGCGGCCGGCCTGGACGTGGGCCGCGGCGTGCTGGTCGACGACGCGATGCGCACCTCCGACCCGCACGTCTGGGCGATCGGCGACTGCGCGGAGCACGACGGCGTGGTCGGCGGCCTGGTCGCGCCGGCCTGGGAGCAGGCGCGCGTGGTGGCGTCGCGGCTGACCGGCGAGGAGCCGGACGCGGTCTACCGGCAGCCGGCCGTGGTCACCCGGCTCAAGGCCACCGGCATCGACCTGGCCGCGATGGGCGCCTCCACCGGGCCCGAGGAACTGGTCTTCTCCGACCCGGCGCGCGGTACGTACGCGCGGCTGGTCATCGACGGGGACCGGCTGGCCGGCGCGATCATGCTGGGCGACAACCCGGCGATCGGCACCGTCATCCAGCTGTTCGACCGGGGTACGCCGGTGCCGAGCGACCGCCGCGCGCTGCTGCTCGGCCGCGCGCTCGGCACGGCGCCGGTCGCGGTGGCCGAGTCGCCCGCGCTGATGCCGGACGCCGCCACCGTCTGTCAGTGCAACAACGTCAGCAAGGGCGCGCTGGTGCGCTGCTGGCGTGACGGCGCCCGCTCGGTCGGCGACGTGGTCGCCGCGACGCGCGCCACCACCGGCTGTGGGACCTGCAGGGAAGCGGTCTGCGGCATCGTCGATTGGCTGTCCTCGGTGGACAGTCCAGCCTCGGAGGTTCTGGCATGA
- the nirB gene encoding nitrite reductase large subunit NirB: MKRLVIIGNGMVGQRLVEAVRARDTAGAWSVTVLAEESRAAYDRVKLSAFFDGASAEDLNLHTPDDGVDLRLGEPALAVDTEARIVTTAAGTYAYDALVFATGSYPFVPPVEGKDLPGVFVYRTLDDLEAIRDYARGRSIGAVIGGGLLGLEAANAMRLLGLATHVVEFAPRLMPVQVDEAGGAMLRRYVEDLGVTVHTGTGTTALNAGEDGAVASLSLSNGAVVKADLVIVAAGIRPRDDVARAAGLEVGARGGILVDDACRASAPDVYAVGECAAVDGVCYGLVAPGYAQAEVVADRLMDGAATFPGADMSTKLKLLGVDVASFGDAHGTTEGCLDVTFTDPATRVYAKLVLSDDAKTLLGGVLVGDATSYPTLRAGVGMALSAPPLTLLAPAGADADPGAGLAALPGSAQVCSCNAVTKDQIVDAIHTEGCADVPALKACTRAGTSCGSCVPMLKQLLTLEGVTQSKALCEHFDHSRQELFDIVRVRNIRSFSALIGEVGRGKGCDICKPAVASILASLHTGYVLEGEQASLQDTNDHFLANIQRNGTYSVVPRIPGGEITPEKLIVIGEVARDFNLYTKITGGQRIDLFGARVEQLPQIWKRLVDAGFESGHAYGKSLRTVKSCVGSTWCRYGVQDSVGLAVALELRYRGLRSPHKLKSAVSGCARECAEARSKDFGIIATDNGWNLYVGGNGGFRPRHADLFATDLTTEELVRTIDRFLIFYIRSADRLQRTAAWIESLDGGLDHLRDVIVHDSLGLCAELDEAMARHVTNYADEWAATLEDPERLARFVSFVNAPDAPDPSISFTVERGQPVPASSDTTRQPVLLGMPAAVSTEGSPA, encoded by the coding sequence ATGAAGCGCCTGGTGATCATCGGCAACGGGATGGTCGGGCAGCGGCTCGTCGAGGCGGTCCGCGCGCGCGACACGGCGGGCGCGTGGTCGGTCACGGTGCTGGCGGAGGAGAGCCGCGCCGCGTACGACCGGGTCAAGCTGTCCGCGTTCTTCGACGGCGCCTCGGCCGAGGACCTCAACCTGCACACCCCGGACGACGGCGTGGACCTGCGGCTGGGCGAGCCGGCGCTGGCGGTGGACACCGAGGCCCGGATCGTCACCACCGCGGCCGGCACGTACGCCTACGACGCGCTGGTGTTCGCGACCGGCTCGTACCCGTTCGTACCGCCGGTCGAGGGCAAGGACCTGCCCGGCGTCTTCGTCTATCGCACGCTGGACGACCTGGAGGCGATCCGGGACTACGCGCGGGGCCGCAGCATCGGCGCGGTGATCGGCGGCGGCCTGCTCGGCTTGGAGGCGGCGAACGCGATGCGCCTGCTCGGGCTGGCCACGCACGTCGTCGAGTTCGCGCCGCGCCTGATGCCGGTGCAGGTCGACGAGGCCGGCGGTGCGATGCTCCGGCGCTACGTCGAGGACCTCGGCGTCACCGTGCACACCGGCACCGGCACGACCGCGCTGAACGCGGGCGAGGACGGCGCCGTGGCCAGCCTCAGCCTCTCCAACGGCGCGGTGGTCAAGGCCGACCTGGTGATCGTGGCCGCCGGCATCCGCCCGCGCGACGACGTGGCCCGCGCGGCCGGCCTGGAGGTGGGCGCGCGCGGCGGCATCCTGGTCGACGACGCCTGCCGGGCCAGCGCGCCGGACGTCTACGCGGTCGGCGAGTGCGCGGCCGTCGACGGCGTCTGCTACGGCCTGGTCGCACCCGGGTACGCGCAGGCCGAGGTGGTCGCGGACCGGCTGATGGACGGGGCCGCCACGTTCCCCGGCGCGGACATGTCCACCAAGCTGAAGCTGCTCGGCGTGGACGTGGCCTCGTTCGGCGACGCGCACGGCACCACCGAGGGCTGCCTGGACGTGACGTTCACCGACCCGGCCACCCGCGTCTACGCCAAGCTGGTGCTCTCCGACGACGCGAAGACGCTGCTCGGCGGCGTGCTGGTCGGCGACGCCACCTCCTACCCCACGCTGCGCGCCGGCGTCGGCATGGCGCTGTCCGCTCCCCCGCTGACGCTGCTGGCGCCGGCCGGCGCGGACGCCGACCCGGGCGCCGGGCTGGCCGCGCTGCCCGGGTCCGCGCAGGTCTGCTCCTGCAACGCGGTCACCAAGGACCAGATCGTCGACGCGATCCACACCGAGGGCTGCGCGGACGTGCCGGCGCTCAAGGCCTGCACCCGCGCGGGCACCAGCTGCGGCTCCTGCGTACCGATGCTGAAGCAGTTGCTGACGCTGGAGGGCGTGACGCAGTCGAAGGCGCTGTGCGAGCACTTCGACCACTCGCGGCAGGAGCTGTTCGACATCGTCCGGGTCCGCAACATCCGGTCGTTCTCCGCGCTGATCGGCGAGGTCGGCCGCGGCAAGGGCTGCGACATCTGCAAGCCGGCCGTGGCGTCGATCCTGGCGTCGCTGCACACCGGCTACGTGCTGGAGGGCGAGCAGGCGTCGCTGCAGGACACCAACGACCACTTCCTGGCCAACATCCAGCGCAACGGTACGTACTCCGTGGTGCCGCGCATCCCCGGCGGCGAGATCACGCCGGAGAAGCTGATCGTGATCGGCGAGGTGGCGCGCGACTTCAACCTGTACACGAAGATCACCGGCGGGCAGCGGATCGACCTGTTCGGCGCGCGCGTGGAGCAACTGCCGCAGATCTGGAAGCGGCTGGTCGACGCCGGGTTCGAGAGCGGGCACGCGTACGGCAAGTCGCTGCGCACCGTGAAGTCGTGCGTCGGCTCGACCTGGTGCCGCTACGGCGTGCAGGATTCGGTCGGGCTCGCGGTCGCGCTGGAGCTGCGCTACCGCGGCCTGCGCTCGCCGCACAAGCTCAAGTCCGCGGTGTCCGGCTGCGCCCGGGAGTGTGCGGAGGCGCGCAGCAAGGACTTCGGCATCATCGCCACGGACAACGGCTGGAACCTCTACGTCGGCGGCAACGGCGGCTTCCGGCCCCGGCACGCGGACCTGTTCGCCACGGACCTGACCACGGAGGAGTTGGTCCGTACCATCGACCGGTTCCTGATCTTCTACATCCGCAGCGCGGACCGGCTGCAGCGCACGGCCGCGTGGATCGAGTCGCTGGACGGCGGGCTGGACCACCTGCGGGACGTGATCGTGCACGACTCGCTGGGGCTGTGCGCGGAACTGGACGAGGCCATGGCCCGCCACGTCACGAACTACGCGGACGAGTGGGCGGCGACGCTGGAGGACCCGGAGCGGCTCGCCCGGTTCGTCTCGTTCGTCAACGCGCCGGACGCGCCCGACCCGTCGATCAGCTTCACGGTCGAGCGCGGGCAGCCGGTGCCCGCGTCGTCCGACACCACCCGCCAGCCGGTACTGCTCGGCATGCCGGCCGCCGTCTCCACCGAAGGGAGCCCCGCATGA
- a CDS encoding molybdopterin oxidoreductase family protein — protein sequence MTDGERVETHCPYCALQCGMTLRASNDLISVEPRDFPTNRGGLCQKGWTAADLLDHPERITTPLVRRDGELREATWDEALTLVASRIKDIQRRYDENAVAVFGGGGLTNEKSYALGKFARVALRTRNIDYNGRFCMSSAAAAGIRAFGIDRGLPFPLSDVGSADTLLLVGANVAETMPPFGRWLADQKARGGTLIVVDPRATPTAKQATLHLQPTPGTDLAIANALLHIALTEGLLDKDYLAERTTGFDDVRRTVANYWPARVERMTGVPVADLEAAARALAGAERAIILTARGAEQHAKGVDTVTAFINLALALGLPGRPGSGYGCLTGQGNGQGGREHGQKADQLPGYRKIDDPAAREHVAGVWGVDAASLPGPGVSAYELLDSLGTEAGPKAMLLFGSNPVVSAPRAGRVTERIESLEFLVVADFLLSETAALADVVLPTAMWAEENGTMTNLEGRVLRRHAVRRPPGQARTDLSILHELAARLGVERGFPEDPAEVFTELRRASAGGVADYHGVTWERIDAADGVFWPCPDEDGPDTPRMFTTRFGTPDGRARMVPVEHRAAAEEPDADYPYYLTTGRVLAQYQSGTQTRRVSALRKAAPHAFVELHPDLAARLGVADGERLTVTSRRGEVTAPARLSDAIRADTVFMPFHWAGAGRANSLTNDALDPTSRMPEFKVCAVRVERA from the coding sequence ATGACCGATGGCGAGCGCGTCGAAACGCACTGTCCGTACTGCGCGTTGCAGTGCGGCATGACGCTGCGCGCCTCGAATGATCTCATCTCCGTCGAGCCGCGCGACTTCCCCACCAACCGCGGCGGCCTGTGCCAGAAGGGCTGGACCGCCGCCGACCTCCTGGACCACCCCGAGCGGATCACCACGCCGCTGGTCCGCCGGGACGGCGAGCTGCGCGAGGCCACCTGGGACGAGGCGCTCACGCTGGTCGCGTCCAGGATCAAGGACATCCAGCGGCGGTACGACGAGAACGCCGTGGCCGTGTTCGGCGGCGGCGGGCTGACCAACGAGAAGTCGTACGCGCTCGGCAAGTTCGCCCGCGTCGCGCTGCGCACCCGCAACATCGACTACAACGGCCGGTTCTGCATGTCGTCCGCGGCCGCCGCCGGCATCCGCGCGTTCGGCATCGACCGCGGCCTGCCGTTCCCGCTCTCCGACGTGGGCAGCGCGGACACGCTGCTGCTGGTCGGCGCGAACGTGGCCGAGACCATGCCGCCGTTCGGCCGCTGGCTGGCCGACCAGAAGGCGCGCGGCGGCACGCTGATCGTGGTCGACCCGCGCGCCACCCCGACCGCGAAGCAGGCCACGCTGCACCTGCAGCCCACGCCCGGCACCGACCTGGCGATCGCGAACGCGCTGCTGCACATCGCGCTCACCGAGGGGCTGCTGGACAAGGACTACCTGGCCGAGCGCACCACCGGCTTCGACGACGTGCGCCGGACCGTGGCGAACTACTGGCCGGCCCGGGTGGAGCGGATGACCGGCGTACCCGTGGCGGATCTGGAGGCGGCGGCCCGCGCGCTGGCCGGCGCGGAGCGCGCGATCATCCTGACCGCGCGCGGCGCGGAGCAGCACGCCAAGGGCGTGGACACGGTCACCGCGTTCATCAACCTGGCGCTCGCGCTCGGCCTGCCCGGCCGGCCCGGCTCCGGCTACGGCTGCCTGACCGGCCAGGGCAACGGCCAGGGCGGCCGGGAGCACGGCCAGAAGGCGGACCAGCTGCCCGGCTACCGCAAGATCGACGACCCGGCCGCGCGCGAGCACGTGGCCGGCGTCTGGGGCGTCGACGCGGCGAGCCTGCCCGGCCCCGGCGTCTCCGCCTACGAGCTGCTCGACTCGCTCGGCACCGAGGCCGGCCCCAAGGCGATGCTGCTGTTCGGCTCGAACCCGGTGGTCTCCGCGCCGCGCGCCGGCCGGGTCACCGAGCGGATCGAGAGCCTGGAGTTCCTGGTCGTCGCGGACTTCCTGCTCTCCGAGACCGCCGCGCTCGCGGACGTGGTGCTGCCCACCGCGATGTGGGCCGAGGAGAACGGCACCATGACGAACCTGGAGGGCCGGGTGCTGCGCCGGCACGCCGTGCGCCGCCCGCCCGGCCAGGCCCGCACCGACCTGTCGATCCTGCACGAGCTGGCGGCGCGGCTCGGCGTCGAGCGCGGCTTCCCGGAGGACCCCGCGGAGGTGTTCACGGAGCTGCGGCGGGCCAGCGCCGGCGGCGTCGCGGACTACCACGGCGTCACCTGGGAGCGGATCGACGCGGCCGACGGCGTCTTCTGGCCGTGCCCGGACGAGGACGGGCCGGACACGCCGCGCATGTTCACCACGCGGTTCGGCACGCCGGACGGCCGCGCGCGGATGGTGCCGGTCGAGCACCGCGCCGCGGCCGAGGAGCCGGACGCGGACTACCCGTACTACCTGACCACCGGGCGGGTGCTGGCGCAGTACCAGTCCGGCACGCAGACCCGGCGGGTGAGCGCGCTGCGCAAGGCCGCGCCGCACGCGTTCGTCGAGCTGCACCCCGACCTGGCCGCGCGTCTCGGCGTCGCGGACGGGGAGCGGCTCACCGTCACCTCGCGGCGCGGCGAGGTCACGGCGCCGGCCCGGCTCAGCGACGCGATCCGGGCGGACACGGTGTTCATGCCGTTCCACTGGGCGGGCGCGGGCCGGGCGAACTCGCTCACCAACGACGCGCTGGACCCGACCTCCCGCATGCCGGAGTTCAAGGTCTGCGCCGTCCGCGTGGAAAGGGCCTAG